The genomic region GATAATAggttattttcattatatttttaaatatttagaaaaaccataataaaatatattaaatcacAAATTAGTATGTATGTGTTATGTTCTGTTAGTGATGCTGAGATCCTCATGACACTGTGGGAGGATTATGCTCTTCAGCTAGATGATGCTATTGAAAAAAACCATTTTGTTAGGGAGCCGTTGGTGCTTATGTTAACATTGACTAAGATCAAAGATGCCAAAGGTgaatataatgtatttttttattacttcttACATTTGCGAATCAATCTTATGTGGCATTGCATATTATTTCATGTacctataatgtttttttgcagACAAGTATCCCCTCAGtgtccaaaatataaaaaatggttCCAAGTTGTATGTAAACTCCGATGATATTGCTGAGATAAGGATGATATTGCTGAGATAAGGAAATTCCTTGATAGGTATGATAACTGCAAACAATTtaagttatatattttgtttataataataCTCTAATGTCATGACCTTCCTCATTGCAGTTTTTGTGTTCCATTTTATGTTGGTGGATTAACAGAAGAAGGGAGTGGTTTGCAATCCCAGTATACCAGTAATTCACAAAGAGGTGATCGTGATAAGTTCTTGCATAATGCTCAGATGGTCAACTTAGGTGACATAAGCAGACTGAGAGAcgtaacaacaaaaaattttaaatgaaacacCATTTGTATTGGATATGGTGTGGTTCCCGAATTGGATTTGGTGTGGTTGCCGGCTGTTTATGGTGAaagtattgttgttgttgttgtgtgtatgattttttttcatacctTTTAAATGTCGTTTTACAATTTTTGcccgtttaattttttttttgtttgatctgTCCACTTtcatttgttatatattttaattcaattaggacTGTTTCTGTTTGACCGTTGCTACGGTGGATGATGTCCTGATTGATACACCATGGAGTTATGATAGCTTTCCAAATTGCACTACAACGTTTGATCCATTATAAATAGTGGGTGCCTGCCGTTCGTGCCAGAACCAAGTTAGTCATATGGTTCCCaagtaaaatgtatttattCCCAAATGAGTTATAATGTACTTAACATTCGAGTCTTTATTCACATGGATATTGTTGTGTTAGGTATAAATTAGTTGTGAAAATGGAACACAATGGAGAGAAAGCTAACTTTCATTTTTGGGATGCAACGTGTATCAAAATGTTCGGTAAGACAGCCGAGGAATGTTGACATGAATTGATTGCGGTATGTATTGTAACATACCCTGATGGATGACATGACAATTCAATATGAATTTACTATAttgcatttaaatttatttgtttaaatttattcataataattaaatttatttgtttaaatttattcataattattaGGGTGGTGACAAGATCAAAGTGTCCCCTGAGTGTGTGGATGATTTGGTTGGTAAGACATTGGCGCTCAGGTTCAAGTACCGTGTAAACATGCGCCAGTCATCTGTGATGGATGTTAGCCAAGAAGAACATCATATCCAGACATTGACTTTCAAAATTGGTCTACAGGTAATAGTTAACTTATCGTAAGGGTGTATacgaaaatttaaaaacatttgatGTTGCCTCTGAATGTGGTATATGCAGGATGAACAAACTATAGGGAAGTCACCCGCATCGTGTGCTGAGACTTCATCAAGGGATTACCATCCGACGGTATGTAAATTTGTTACACCTTTCATTAAGTAATTAAGTACAAATTTGGTCTAAATATGTTATTGGGGCGTCATAATAATACTTTATATTTGTTTTGCAGCCTTCATTGTCCCAGTCAACTGACTATGACCCTGGGAACACTGCCTTCATCACCCCTGCCAAAAGATTGAGCGGTCAACAAGCCACAAATGAATTTGATTCTAAGGATACTACTGCGTATGAGCTATCCACAAACAAACATATTAAAACTGAGTAATCAGTtgacaatttaattatatattgtatGCTTAAATTTTATATACGTTTGTTGGGTTATTTTGGTTTACGTTTGTTGGGCTATTTTTTGGTGATGTTGTACCCACTCAATTAGTCATGTATGGACAATGAATTCTATCGACATTATTTCGtatggttaaatttgatatCAGTAATCGTTGTCCATTTAAGATCGTGATGGGAACTATATTGTTAATGATTAAAACGGTGTCTTCGAATTAAAATCCAGACAAATAACATACGACTAAATTTTGTCACCAACGGACATATATTTATgtctttgaatttgaaattatcaattgaaagaaaacaaagttttTATCAATTCTTTAAACCATATTATGTATGTTTACTTAAGGTACATTGTAATTGTTGTTTTGTACACATGCGTAATTAGTGGGGTTAATTTGCTAAATCCAAATAATGTCATTTGTATTTGTGAAAAAGTAAAACAAttgtattttgtaattaaatgataacATTTAGTACGATTTCCTGCAGGTTGACAAGCCAGGATCAGCTTCTGGACTTACGACGGATTTAGTACGATACATTGtaattatcatttgaatttgtaaTTTCGTCTTTCAATTTGTAATTATCaattgaaagaaaacaaaagttttATGAATTCTTTAAACCATTTTATGCATATTTCCATAACGTACAttgtaattattgttttatacacGTGCCAAATTAGTGGGGTTAACTTGCTTAATgcaattaatttcttttgcaTTCGTAAAAAAGTAGAACAGttgtattttctaatataatgaTAACATTGTGTACGATTTTGTTGTAGGTGGACAAGTCAATATAAGCTTATGGACTAATGATGCCCTTATGACGGTAACGTATAGACTTATACAAAATCACTGCCATATAAATTGTTGGAATTGGTGCCAAAGCAGGTACTATTTAACCTAATACTTTATAGTATATTATTTGCCATATTAGTGTTAGGTTATACTGTGGAGTACCTTTCACATATAATACAAGTATATATTAGGTATTAGACGTGACCTGACCTGCATATTCCCAATACCCGGTACATCGAAAAAATTCATATGTGATTGAAAGGAGGAAAGTAATGTATGATTGAAAGGATTTcaccaaaattttaatatatgaataattaatatcTAATGCATTTAATTAAGGGTTACCGGAAGAGTAAAAGGGTGTCCATTAATATACATAGTATTCGAGTATATGTTACATGCAATTTCCAATACCAAGTAATTGCTACGGCAGTTACATTAACTACTCATTacctatttttgttaaaataattgaatcatTATCAATTgcaatatatatacaatttgTATGTGGTAATTACAAAATCTTCATTTGTCtctccttctctttctcctctcaACATGAGTACAGAAACATCTACAGGCTCCAATGTTGTAAGTTTGTCTACTTtcgctttcttcttcttttgctttttatatGTGAATGTTGAATGTAGTTTGATCATTCATCTTGGTGATTGTCATGCTCTCAAGTATCATGTTGATGCTTATCTGTGTCATATTTCCAACATGTCATTATGTTATACTTTTCCAAAGTTTACACTATTGGGAACTTGCAATGTATATGTATGGAATGCTTTCAACATTGAACTTCATATTTGTCATGACAATCTGGGATGACATATTTGTGTTTTTGTCTTCATCTCATTTTTGCGTTGTAAGTTTGTCTACTTTTGCTTtgaggattttttgttttttatatgttaATGTTGAATGTAGTTTGATCATTCATCTTGGTGATTGTCATCCTCTTGGCTATGATATTGTTCGTACTTTCATCATTTTTTCAACATCTAAGACTGTTATACTTTTCCAAATTTTACACTATTGGGAACTTGGAAATGTATATGTTTGGAATACTTTcgacatttttgtgtttttgcctTTATCTCATTCATAATTCTATGAAAAgggtataatttataatatttatttgggGAAATTTTTTCATTCAGGCCCCACCTAAATTCTTGGGATGCACAGTTATATATCAATTTTAGGCTGCATTCCATGTTGATAGAGTAAGTGTTTCCCCacgtaattattttatcattcctgTAATTTATATTGCTATTGTGATATTGCTGAATCTTTAATTGCAGAACTACATTGAGATACCCTCAAAATATCATCAGCAATGGGCTCCTGATTACCCACCAAATGTTCTCTTTGATTACAACGGCCACAAACACATTATACAGATTAGAAAAGATAATAACATATACTATTTTGCTGATGGGCTTAAACAATTTAGAAGAGAGTTCGATATATATGAAGGTGTCATGGTTCACTTTATGGAACCCAACAATAATACAACTTTTCATCTCCATTTCACTCCACCACTGGAAAGATAGACATGTGGAAGGCCTCATAGATCCACCAGAAATTATGTGTTAACCATAGACATTACCCAACCTATGATCTCAAATGCTACCCCATTGGTACGACTTTATTGATATcataaatgtttgttttatttattaatatcataaaccatatatgcttgttttttttattaattaataatgaccTTGCAATCATTAGTGACTACTTTGCTTTAAATGTAGTTGCTGCCCCCCGAGGCTCTCAATTTGGTTGGGCCATCATCACTATATATGACTATTCAGCATAGTAGTGGGCGTCGTTTAATATGGACGATGTCAGTGGATAATGGCGTTCGATGTCTGGCTGCACCTTGGTACCGGTTTTTAATGGACAATAACGTAATGACTAGAGATGAGGTCGCCTTCTATTTCCGGCCCAACCAACATGTATGGGAACTTATCTTGAGGAAGCAACTCATATGGGATGATCAAGGCCAGTCCCATTGAACAATCCAGTCCACAGtccaatataatttatttgcccttttttgttaaacttattttattttgtaagttTTGATCAACCCGAATAATGTAACTTAATCACCATGGGTGATTAaacaatatttaattacatTCGAATATTAGACAATATATAGATTGGGAGTGTTTTATTTTCATCCATGTTACCATAGTAAAATGATCAAATGCCAAGGGTGTTAACCAAAATTTGGATTATTACACAACGCATTTTCTAAATTCACTACTCTAAAATATATTGGTGTACACAATTCAATACCAGTGAAGCGTAACTATTTAGAATATCAAAATTCTAAATCATTTTCCACTTATTTAATAACAAcagaaatacaataaatatatataatcaatagtTTAAACAATTTGGCTTTTGTGAATGTAACTTCAGAAATATGGAGCTTATTATTCTTTCAATGACCACACGTGGTTATAAAAAGCTGCCAACGCATTTAATGAACACAATTAATAATGTGTACTTGCAGGCACTATAGCCAAAAGTGAAGCAATGCAAAGTGCCACCCAGTGTCGAATCAACAACTTGGGCTGAAAGAAAACACAAGGCAATGCACGAGAAGGgcttcttcttcacttttagTAGGTTCTCTTAATCGGAATCAATTTGATAATGTTGTTTTTCTATCATCATCACCATTGAATCAAATTCACAACAAACAACATGCAGAACAACTTAAACGCTGAACCAAAACGCAAGCTGGGAAGCTACATTGAGACAACAACACAACATTGGCAAGAGACAACTAACCCTCAAGTGAAGTTTCtttgcttattttttttgttggtgaaaaataagttttaactcatTGTACAATACTACATGCACTATCAATTTTACATGTTGCAATTTTGATATGTTTATCTTAAATTGTTATTTGCAAAGACTTACTCAATAATGTAGACTTTATTCACAAGTAGAGTTTGAAATGGAAAATTCTGTCGAACGGAGGAAACGTAGAAAAAACATATTGCAAGAGAGAAGACAAAGTGATGACTGTCAAAATAATTATGTACCTAACGGTAAAAATGTATATCAAAGCACATTTCATTTATGCTTATGTTTTATAAATGCTAACACAAATATAACAATTGTTATTGCAGAAAAGCGTAAACGTATGTCACCATGTGATACACAATTTAAAGGGCATATTCCCATAGTACATACGCAGTGTACACCATTATCAAACATCATGTTGTCTACATATCAATGTGAGCACAATCATGCAAGAGAATCTGCTATTCGGCCGAGGCATTCATTCAACCAACGTACCATCGATGCTTCAACTATCCAGACGAATCTAATGTCAAAGTttggaaaagaaaatttaactcCATCGATGTTGAATCATCATGCAAATTGTCCAATACATACAATCTCAGATGTTGATCCCATTCACACTCCCTCAACAACTCAGCATATACATTCAGGAAGATATACAATACAGAAATCCAGACTAATAGAGCACATCTCAGATGACAGTGATGAAGAAATCAACAAAACAGAGGGGGTCATTGATACAGGTCaaatgttgttgttgtgtttaatcaaagaaactttatttgaatgttgttgttgtgtttaaATTATGTCAACTTCCCAGTCATTATATTTAACTTACAATGTATTTGAGTTACTTTTTTAGGCAGacacaatttattttagattaagCAAACAATTTTGGTGTCATATAGATTACTCATTTGACGACCCACCAACAGAGGATGATGTAGAAACTGATAAAAATGGGAATTTGGACATACCAtatgaaaatcaaaatacaGGTTTAGGCAATCAACTTTCCACTTTGATGGTGTTTTGTTTAATTCCTTTTGGTTGATGGTTGAATGTAAACTTACACATTAATGTACACGTATAGGTTACAAAGATGTTGGAGATCTAGTTTGGCAATGCAGACACTATAAAGCTATGATGTGGTATGATGAGAGGATTAACAAAGACAAACAAACCAAAAACCCAAAGTTTGCATTATGTTGCGGTGATGGAAAAATACAACTGCTTGTGTTAGAAGATGCTCCACAACCGTTGAGGCAACTACTCTTTGATTCTAAAGACTCTCAAGCTAAGAACTTCTAGCAAAACATTCGATCATATAATGTAATGTTTACATTCACATCACTTGGTCTCCAACTTGACATAACGTATAATACAGGAAGAGGGCCTCCTACATTTTGCATACATGGTCAAGGTCATCATCTTATTGGAAGCCTCCTACCTTTGGCAAATAAGTCACCTAAGTTTGCAcaactatatatttatgatacaGACAACGAAGTTAACAACAGGCTTTTGCAAAACCCGTAAGTGTTACAATCCAACCAATAAATGTTacattacatatttttaaattatcttttaacaaTGTATACCATTACCACTTGCTTTTTCTCCTTCATCAATGTACAACAACAAAGATGTTCTTGATGAAGACATTATCATTGCCATGAAGAATATGCTAGATAACAACAACCATTATGCGCAGAAGTTTAGAATGACAAGGGATAAACTACAATCTTCAATAGTCTCTGACCTAAAGCTTAAACTGGTTTATGATAGGCAGTCAGTCAGATGGAAGATTATGCAATTTGCCAAATACTACTGAAGTTGCTGCTTTTATTGTTGGTGACGAGCACACAGGTAACCACAGGGATATCATAATAGAAAAGCAAACAGGATTGTTGAAAATAATCAATGAACTTCATCCTGCATATTTGTCGTTGCAATATCCCCTGTTGTACCCTAGAGGGGAAGATGGCTATAGGCCAGATATTCCTCATAAGGATAATCCAAATATCCATGCAGCAAAGAGAAAAAAGGTTACCATGCGTGAATATTTTTGTTACAGACTGCGATCAAGGAACAATGAAGCCCAAACAATACTGCATTCAAGAAGATTGTTTCAGCAATGAATTGTTGATGGTTACTGTATGATTGAGTCGCAAAAACTAAATTATGTTaggcaacatcaacaacaactcAGAGTTGACAAATACATCAATTTGAATGTCTGTAACAATGCCCCTGAAACACTTGGCAATGAAAAAGGTAAGAAACTTATACTACCCAACTCCTTTCTTGGTAGTTAGAGGTATATGGAACAACTGTATTTTGATGGCATAGAAATTTGTGGTCATATCGGATTTCCAGACCTATTTTTGACATTAACGTGTAATCCCACATGGCCTGAAATACAAAGAAAGGTTAGGAAATCCAATCTCACACCTCATGACTGCCCTGATGTTGTCTCAAGGATATTTAAAATGAAGTTAAATCAATTGATGAATGATCTCAAACGTGGACATGTCTTTGGTCCTATTCTGGGATGTAAGTAATTACCATTTCTATCAATGTGTTCTTACAATTGCAATGTTAAactataattacaattattcattattaatgtggctactaatattttatgttcattgcAATTATTTACACTATTGAGTGGCAAAAAAGAGGATTGCCTCAtgcttatattttaatatttttgcaaCCTGCAAACAAGTATTCAAATCCAGAAGacattgataaaattatttctgcAGAGATACCAAATAAGTACATAGATCCAGAATTGTACGAAATTGTCTCCAAACATATGATTCATGGTCCATGTGGACTCCCAAATAGAAGTGCACCATGTATGGCTGATGGGAAGTGTATTAGATTTTTCCCTAAGAAATTCAACGAAGCCACAATTGTAGACCAAGATGGATTTCTAGTATACAGGAGAACAAATGATAGGCGTACGGTTCAGAAGCATGGTATTGAACTTGATAATCGCTTTGTTATACCATACAATCCACAATTGCTACTCAAATACAGGACACACCTGAATGTCGAATGGTGCAATCAGAGCACATCCATCAAATACCTATTTAAGTACATCAACAAAGGTTATGATCGAATTACAACATCTATTGTTAATGTGCAGAACCAAAACAGCAGACAACATCAGCAGACAACATCAGGTTGACGATGAAATTAAACAGTATCTTGATTGCCGGTATGTGTCAAACATATATTCTTAAATGCATAACATTCATCTACACACAACACACCCTTCGTTTATGCTTTTCATTGTCTGGATAgtctttttttgatttttatatgttCAACTTccatatttttgtgtttttgtcttTATCTCATATTATGGTGTTCTCTGAAAgggtataaattattatatttaattcaggacatttttgtctttatctGTCAACTTCAACATTACTCGGTAGAAATTATAATATCAACCATATGTTCATTAAATGCATAACATTGACCTATACACAACACACCCtttattattacattaattGACCTACTTCTTATGTGTTTATGTTTTACTAATCATCCTCTAGGTATGTCTCGCCCCCTGAAGCATGTTGGAAGATTTTTGCATTCCCTATGCATGGACGTGCACCAGCAGTTGAGCGTCTTTATTTCCACCTTGAAAATCAACAGCCAATTTACTGGACAAACAACCAACAAATTGGGACAATACTATCTAAGAGTACCATCAAAGAATCAATGTTTACAGCTTGGAtgcattcaaataaaatataccaTGACAGAAGGGATCTTACTTATCCTGAATATGTGTCCAAATTCGTTTATGTTGCACACAAGAGATGCCGGCAGCCAAGAAAACAAGGAAATACAATAGGGAGGCTGATATGGGTATCGCCTTTAACTGGAGAGTTGTTTTACATGAGGATGATGCTTTCCTCTGCTAAAGGCTcacaatctttcaaagatatCAGAACAGTAGACAATGTTGTCTACCATACTTTTAGAGAAGCATGCTTTGCAAAAGGTTTCCTAGGAAGTGATCAAGAATTTGTTGGTGCTTTGCGAGAGGCTAACACTTGGGGAACTCCACACTTCCTTCGAAAGTTATTTGTCAACCTGCTATTTATGAATACAATGGAGAGACCAGAATATGTGTGGCAACAAACTTGGCGGTGGATGGCAGATGATATTGTATTTAATCATATAAGTCAAGGTAATTTCGTAAATCCTAAATAACTATATACCATTCATTCATAGGAAACAATGTACTTGCTAACAATGTGATTATTTGACTATTCATAGGCATTCAACTCACTGACAAAGAAACAATGCATATTTGTTTGACTCAAATTGAAAACATGCTACAAGCCAATAGAAAAAGTCTACGAGATTTCCCTTCAATGCCATATCCTATAGGCTATGCTGCCAACCCACACCAAAATAAGCTCATCTACAATGAAATGGCTTATGACAAGTTTTGGCTGGCAAATTTAACAGATGTTATCACTCAATGACAGGTATGTACACCCCATTTCAGTTTTAGCTGACAAAATATTCATTCCTAGCAATCCTTActgttaattatgatttttacatTACTAATTTTAGATGAGTAGgcttctattttttataatattatgcgTGTTGTTGCAAGTCAATTAGGGGGAGTTTATTTTCTCTATGGATATGGTGGGATTGGCAAGACATTTATGTGGAAAACTTTATCATCTGTTGTGCGCTCTAATGGAGGTATTGTTTTAACTGTTGCTTCCAGTGGGATTGCTTCATTATTATTGCCCGGAGGTAGAACAACACATTCTAAGTTTGCCATACCTGTGCCTGCAACACAAAATTCAACATGCAATATTCATCAGGGGAGTGACTTGGTTGAATTGTTGCAGAGGACAAAGTTAATAATTTGGGACGAAGCTCTAATGTGTCACAAATTTAGTTTTGAGGCACTtgacaaaaacttaaaagacatCATGCACAACGACAAACCTTTTGGGGGAAAGGTTATTGTTTTTGGTGGTGATTTTTGACAAATATTACATGTTGTTCCAAGAGTTAATCACTCTGATATTGTCCATGCATCTCTAAATGCATCATACATTTGGGATCATTgtcaaattctaaaattgacaaaaaatatgTGCTTGCAATCCAATCCTTCTAACCATAGCAGCACTTATGAACTCAAACAGTTTTCTGATTGGTTACTAGACATAGGTGATGGCAAACTTGGCCAACCTAACGATGGACATTGCAAAATCATCATCCCAGATGAGTTTCTTATAATGGATTTTGAGGATCCTATCCAAGCAATTGTTGATGCAACATATCCAGATTTATTACAAAACTACAACAACGCAAATTTCTTGCAAAAGAGAGCTATCCTAGCCTCAACAAAAGATGTTGTTGACAAAATAAATGACTATGTCCTGTGTTTGATTCCTGGTGATGAGAAAGAGTATTGTAGTGTTGATAGTGTTGACAAATCTGATGAACTACTCAATCCTGCTTTTGGAGTACTAACACTTGAGTTTCTTAACACCTTGAAAACATCAGGGATACCTAATCACAAGCTAAGAATCAAGATTGGTACTCCCATCATGCTACTCCGAAATTTGGACCAGGCAGATGGTTTATGCAATGGAACTCGGCTAATTGTCACCAAACTTGGAACCAATGTAGTTGAAGCAGAGGTAATAACTGGACCCAATGTAGGTCATAGGACATACATACCAAGAATGAATATGTCTCCTTCCGATTCTCCATGGCcattcaaattaattagaagACAATTTTCATTCATCGTTTCATTTGCAATGACTATAAACAAGTCTCAAGGACAGTCCTTGGCACATGTTAGATTGTATTTGCCAAACCCAGTATTTTGTCATGGCCAACTATATGTTGCACTTTCACGAGTGCAAAGTAAAAAAGGACTATGTATTCTTATTCATGATAAACAAGGAATTGCAAAAAATACTACCATTAATGTGGTATACAAAAAAGTATTTGCAAACTTATAAGCAGGTGTGCTTACCAAATTGTTATACTTACAAGTCCTAcatcttttgttgtttttttctaaACATATGTCAACATTATTATCATTCAAATAAACATCGTTATTGAACTTTGCATATGTGTTGGTAATATTGAAATAGGAGTATAGCTCGA from Glycine soja cultivar W05 chromosome 16, ASM419377v2, whole genome shotgun sequence harbors:
- the LOC114389763 gene encoding uncharacterized protein LOC114389763, yielding MCLQSNPSNHSSTYELKQFSDWLLDIGDGKLGQPNDGHCKIIIPDEFLIMDFEDPIQAIVDATYPDLLQNYNNANFLQKRAILASTKDVVDKINDYVLCLIPGDEKEYCSVDSVDKSDELLNPAFGVLTLEFLNTLKTSGIPNHKLRIKIGTPIMLLRNLDQADGLCNGTRLIVTKLGTNVVEAEMERINNQSYNKQPPSKKRKQHDDEEPIEPKIKIFFEGIDIGGNNDNQEANEHMEPTTKVVPVVDVEPKEGELNDVVVKENSAKGIIVVEVASKEIDEVDSIIRSVISSID